The genomic window ACAGCCATGGAATCATCGCAACGACGAAGGACCAGTTACTCCCCCAAATCGTCCCCGCCTGCCACATGGTCACAAAGCGATAATTTTCCGAATCAAGCTTAGTCGTCAAAAGAATCGTCATAGCAGATATCCCTGTACTAAGAACAACCCCAGTCAAAACCATCCGAACAGGTGTCAATCCTTTTCGCCTATCAAAAGCAATCAGAACAATGCCTCCCGCTGCTGCTAATGCACCGACCAAGGCCACCAGTGGTAATAGAAAAACGGTGGCTGTGGTTGTTTCAACAAAGCTTATAAACAAAAGAACGGTGAACCCAGCGCCAGCATTGATCCCTAAAATCCCAGTATCTGCCAACGGATTCCTTGTCACGCTTTGTAAAATCGTTCCGCTCATCGCTAAAGCTCCCCCAGCTAAAACAGCCAGAATGATCCTTGGCATTCGAAAATCAAAAACTAATAATCTCTGAGCTTTACTGCCGGCTCCTCTCATAACTTGCCACAGGTCAGCCGCTGAAATAGCCAACTGTCCATGAGTCAGGCTGTAAAAAGCAACAACAAGGAGTAACCCAATAACTATCAAATAAAAACTGGTCAGCTTCCCTTTGCTCATCCCAGATTCCCTCCTTTACGAAATAGATAAATAAAGAACGGAATCCCGATAACTGCGACGACTGCGCCAAAGGGCGTTTCAAAAGGCGGATTGATTATTCGAGCCACGAAATCTGCCAACACAACCAGTAGTGCGCCACCAACTGCAGTAAAAGGAATGAGCTTGCGATAATTTTCGCCAGCAAAAAAGCGCATCATATGTGGAACGATTAAGCCAACAAAGCTGACCGATCCGGCAATAGCTACCGAAAGGCCTGATAATAACAGAATGAGTACACTGATGATCAATCGAATACGTTGAGGTTTTTTCCCCAGGCTAACAGCAGTATCATCACCGAACCTTAAAATTGTCACAGACGAGCTGTAGCCTAATGCAAGGAGTAACGCAATCAAGAAAAATGGCGCCGCAACCTGAAGTTGCTTCCACGAAATTGCACTGACTCCTCCCATAGACCAAAAAGTGATATCCTGACTTAAGTTAAATTGCAGAGCAATGAATTGGCTAAGAGAAATGAACAGCGCACTGATTCCCGCACCAGCCAAAACTAAACGAATAGGTGTTGCGCCTCTGCTCGAACGCCTTGATATAAAATAAATAATGACAATGCTGACACCAGCACCTAAAAAGGACACCAGTAGAATCTGCCAATAACCTGCAGTAGGAAAAAAAGCAAAAACAGTCGCTAATCCCAACGCAGCACCAGCATTGATACCCATAAGTCCTGAATCCGCCAAGGGATTTTGAGTGATCCCTTGAGCCAACCCGCCGCTGACAGCCAAGCTGGTTCCAACTAAAGCAGCGCCCAGCACTCTAGGTAGACGAATAGAATAAATGACTTGGTGGAGCTGATTCTCCTTATCGAAATGAAGCAAGGCTTCCCAAAAGGTTGCCAACGGTACTTGAACTGCGCCATACCGAAGGGACACTGCCATCGCTCCCAACAGCAGAAGTAAAAATGAAACAAAGGTCAGCCATTGATGCTGCTGCAGCTTAGCTTTCAGATTCATGCCTGGTCTCCTTCATCATTTCATAAGATAGTAACAGCGGCCGCTTGGTTTTTCCATGACAGACAATCTCTGCATCAATTGC from Enterococcus sp. 9E7_DIV0242 includes these protein-coding regions:
- a CDS encoding FecCD family ABC transporter permease translates to MSKGKLTSFYLIVIGLLLVVAFYSLTHGQLAISAADLWQVMRGAGSKAQRLLVFDFRMPRIILAVLAGGALAMSGTILQSVTRNPLADTGILGINAGAGFTVLLFISFVETTTATVFLLPLVALVGALAAAGGIVLIAFDRRKGLTPVRMVLTGVVLSTGISAMTILLTTKLDSENYRFVTMWQAGTIWGSNWSFVVAMIPWLLLCFLLAMSRHRIYDILQLGDETAVSVGVNVGRERLLSLVLAVVAAAAAISVTGGIGFLGLIAPHIVRGLGIKKHFNLLPASLLTGGLLLLISDTIGRVLLPTGEIPAGVIVAIIGAPYFLYLLLKSDK
- a CDS encoding FecCD family ABC transporter permease; its protein translation is MNLKAKLQQHQWLTFVSFLLLLLGAMAVSLRYGAVQVPLATFWEALLHFDKENQLHQVIYSIRLPRVLGAALVGTSLAVSGGLAQGITQNPLADSGLMGINAGAALGLATVFAFFPTAGYWQILLVSFLGAGVSIVIIYFISRRSSRGATPIRLVLAGAGISALFISLSQFIALQFNLSQDITFWSMGGVSAISWKQLQVAAPFFLIALLLALGYSSSVTILRFGDDTAVSLGKKPQRIRLIISVLILLLSGLSVAIAGSVSFVGLIVPHMMRFFAGENYRKLIPFTAVGGALLVVLADFVARIINPPFETPFGAVVAVIGIPFFIYLFRKGGNLG